A genomic stretch from Gorilla gorilla gorilla isolate KB3781 chromosome 20, NHGRI_mGorGor1-v2.1_pri, whole genome shotgun sequence includes:
- the SYCN gene encoding syncollin yields MSPLRPLLLALALAAVPCAQGACPTSADLKHSDGTRTCAKLYDKSDPYYENCCGGAELSLEPGADLPYLPSNWANTASSLVVAPRCELTVWSRQGKAGKTHKFSAGTYPRLEEYRRGILGDWSNAISALYCRCS; encoded by the exons ATGTCCCCGCTGCGCCCGCTGctgctggccctggccctggccgcCGTGCCCTGCGCCCAGGGCGCCTGCCCCACCTCCGCCGACCTCAAGCACTCGGACGGGACGCGCACTTGCGCCAAGCTCTATGACAAGAGCGACCCCTACTATGAGAACTGCTGCGGGGGCGCCGAGCTGTCGCTGGAGCCGGGCGCAGACCTGCCCTACCTGCCCTCCAACTGGGCCAACACCGCCTCCTCACTTGTGGTGGCCCCGCGCTGCGAGCTCACCGTGTGGTCCCGGCAAGGCAAGGCGGGCAAGACGCACAAGTTCTCTGCCGGCACCTACCCGCGCCTGGAAGAGTACCGCCGGGGCATCTTAGGAGACTGGTCCAACGCTATCTCCGCGCTCTACTGCAG GTGCAGCTGA
- the NCCRP1 gene encoding F-box only protein 50: protein MEEVREGHALGGGMEADGPASPQELPPSPRSPSPPPSPPPLPSPPSLPSPAAPEAPELPEPAQPSEAHARQLLLEEWGPLSGGLELPQRLTWKLLLLRRPLYRNLLRSPNPEGINIYEPAPPTGPTQRPLETLGNFRGWYIRTEKLQQNQSWTVKQQCVDLLAEGLWEELLDDEQPAITVMDWFEDSRLDVCVYELHVWLLAADRRTVIAQHHVAPRTSGRGPPGRWVQVSHVFRHYGPGVRFIHFLHKAKNRMEPGGLRRTRVTDSSVSVQLRE from the exons ATGGAGGAGGTGCGTGAGGGACACGCGCTCGGTGGCGGGATGGAAGCCGATGGGCCCGCGAGCCCCCAGGAGCTGCCTCCCTCGCCACGGTCGCCTTCACCGCCGCCGTCGCCGCCACCACTGCCCTCGCCGCCGTCGCTGCCATCGCCCGCAGCCCCGGAGGCCCCCGAGCTCCCCGAGCCGGCGCAGCCGTCCGAGGCTCACGCCCGGCAGCTGCTGCTGGAGGAGTGGGGGCCGCTGAGCGGGGGCCTGGAGCTGCCCCAGCGCCTCACCTGGAAGCTGCTCCTGTTGCGGCGGCCGCTCTACCGCAACCTGCTGCGCTCGCCCAACCCCGAAG GCATCAACATTTATGAGCCAGCACCCCCTACTGGTCCCACCCAGCGACCCCTGGAAACTCTGG GCAATTTCCGTGGCTGGTACATTAGAACCGAAAAGCTCCAGCAGAACCAAAG CTGGACAGTGAAGCAGCAGTGTGTGGACCTTCTGGCCGAGGGCCTGTGGGAGGAGCTGCTGGATGACGAACAACCAGCCATTACGGTCATGGACTG GTTCGAGGACAGCCGGCTGGATGTGTGCGTCTACGAGCTGCACGTCTGGCTGCTGGCGGCCGACCGCCGCACGGTCATTGCTCAGCACCATGTGGCCCCCCGAACTTCTGGGAGAGGACCCCCTGGCCGCTGGGTCCAG GTGTCCCACGTATTCCGCCATTATGGTCCCGGTGTGCGCTTTATCCACTTCCTGCACAAGGCCAAGAACCGCATGGAGCCTGGTGGGCTGCGGCGGACACGGGTGACCGACTCCTCCGTGTCTGTGCAGCTCCGGGAGTGA